The Pseudomonas azadiae genome contains a region encoding:
- the bufA2 gene encoding BufA2 family periplasmic bufferin-type metallophore, whose amino-acid sequence MNIKNAVSGAALAIAAATMFAGVATQAQAADATVHCYGVTSCKGMNDCKTAENACKGQAVCKGHGFKAMTKAACDAAGGKVGE is encoded by the coding sequence ATGAATATCAAGAACGCCGTTTCCGGTGCTGCCTTGGCTATCGCTGCCGCCACGATGTTTGCCGGTGTCGCCACCCAGGCACAGGCCGCCGACGCTACCGTTCATTGCTACGGTGTGACTTCCTGCAAAGGCATGAACGACTGCAAGACCGCTGAAAACGCCTGCAAGGGCCAGGCTGTCTGCAAGGGCCACGGTTTCAAGGCCATGACCAAGGCGGCCTGCGACGCTGCCGGCGGCAAAGTCGGCGAGTAA